One region of Streptomyces davaonensis JCM 4913 genomic DNA includes:
- the pyk gene encoding pyruvate kinase → MRRAKIVCTLGPATDSYDQIKALVDAGMDVARFNLSHGSHADHEDRYQRVRKASDETGRSVGLLADLQGPKIRLGRFTEGPVLLERGDTFTITVEEGAQGDRESCGTTYQGLAADVTPGERILVDDGKVCLEVTAVDGPRVRTTVIEGGMISDHKGLNLPGVAVSVPALSSKDEEDLRWALRTGFDVIALSFVRSGRDIEDVHRIMDEEGRRLPVIAKVEKPQAVESIDDIVAAFDGIMVARGDLGVEMPLEQVPIVQKRAIKLAKRNAKPVIVATQMLDSMIDNARPTRAEASDVANAVIDGTDAVMLSGETSVGKYAIETVRTMAKIVEAAEEDLLARGLPPLTDSNKPRTQGGAVARAAAEMGDFLGAKFLVAFTQSGDTARRLSRYRSPIPLLAFTPEPSTRSQLNLTWGVETFLGPHVESTDAMVEQVDELLLKYGRCQKGDTVVITAGSPPGVSGSTNMVRVHHIGEDDSPK, encoded by the coding sequence ATGCGCCGAGCGAAAATCGTCTGCACCCTGGGACCCGCCACCGACTCGTACGACCAGATAAAGGCACTGGTCGACGCCGGAATGGACGTGGCCCGCTTCAACCTCAGCCACGGCAGCCACGCCGACCACGAGGACCGCTACCAGCGCGTGCGCAAGGCCTCCGACGAGACCGGCCGCAGCGTCGGCCTCCTCGCCGACCTTCAAGGCCCGAAGATCCGCCTCGGCCGCTTCACCGAAGGACCCGTACTCCTTGAACGCGGCGACACCTTCACCATCACCGTGGAAGAGGGCGCGCAAGGCGACCGCGAGAGCTGCGGAACGACGTACCAGGGTCTCGCCGCCGACGTCACCCCCGGCGAACGCATCCTCGTCGACGACGGCAAGGTCTGCCTCGAAGTCACCGCAGTCGACGGCCCCCGCGTCCGCACGACGGTGATCGAAGGCGGCATGATCTCCGACCACAAGGGCCTGAACCTCCCCGGCGTCGCCGTCTCCGTCCCCGCCCTGTCCTCGAAGGACGAAGAAGACCTCCGCTGGGCCCTGCGCACCGGCTTCGACGTCATCGCCCTCTCCTTCGTACGCAGCGGCCGCGACATCGAGGACGTCCACCGCATCATGGACGAGGAGGGCCGCCGACTCCCCGTCATCGCCAAGGTGGAAAAACCCCAAGCCGTGGAGTCGATCGACGACATCGTCGCCGCCTTCGACGGCATCATGGTCGCCCGCGGCGACCTCGGCGTCGAAATGCCCCTGGAACAGGTCCCGATCGTCCAGAAGCGCGCCATCAAACTGGCCAAGCGCAACGCCAAACCGGTCATCGTGGCAACCCAGATGCTCGACTCGATGATCGACAACGCCCGCCCGACGCGCGCCGAGGCATCGGACGTGGCGAACGCGGTCATCGACGGCACGGACGCGGTGATGCTCTCCGGCGAGACCAGCGTGGGCAAGTACGCCATCGAAACGGTCCGCACGATGGCAAAGATCGTAGAAGCGGCGGAGGAAGACCTCCTGGCGAGGGGCCTCCCGCCTCTGACGGACAGCAACAAGCCCCGCACCCAAGGCGGAGCAGTAGCCCGAGCCGCAGCCGAGATGGGCGACTTCCTGGGCGCCAAATTCCTGGTCGCCTTCACCCAGTCCGGCGACACAGCCCGCCGCCTCTCCCGCTACCGCTCCCCAATCCCCCTGCTGGCCTTCACCCCCGAACCGTCAACCCGCTCCCAGCTCAACCTGACATGGGGTGTCGAAACGTTCCTGGGCCCGCATGTGGAATCGACGGATGCGATGGTCGAGCAGGTCGACGAACTGCTCCTGAAGTACGGCCGTTGCCAGAAGGGCGACACGGTGGTCATCACAGCGGGCTCGCCCCCCGGGGTATCGGGCTCGACGAACATGGTCCGCGTCCACCACATCGGCGAGGACGACAGCCCCAAGTAG
- a CDS encoding helix-turn-helix domain-containing protein: MYDLGTRKLTLALVAEGRSLNSVSKETGISRAAIRSWQARIDPLPRMQRTPCSLCGPAAEPPSDKASYSYLLGLYLGDGCISPGMKKGYFLRIACADSWPGLIEACAAAVEAINPSGKAYRVQAVGYTSVVGYSGHWPCLFPQHGPGKKHERRITLEPWQQAVVDAHPWEFIRGLIHSDGCRVINWTTRMVSGERKRYEYPRYFFTNKSDDIRALYTDTLDKLGVEWAVYARNGNAFNISVARKASVALLDTHVGPKH; this comes from the coding sequence ATGTACGACCTCGGTACACGCAAGCTGACTCTGGCCTTGGTGGCGGAGGGGCGCAGTCTCAACTCCGTCAGCAAGGAAACAGGAATATCTCGCGCCGCTATCCGCTCATGGCAAGCGCGCATCGATCCGCTGCCCCGTATGCAGCGGACTCCTTGCTCGCTTTGCGGTCCAGCGGCGGAGCCGCCATCGGACAAGGCGTCGTACAGCTACCTGCTGGGCCTGTACCTGGGCGACGGCTGCATCAGCCCAGGCATGAAGAAGGGCTACTTCCTCCGCATCGCCTGCGCCGACTCGTGGCCCGGCCTCATCGAAGCGTGTGCCGCGGCAGTCGAAGCGATCAACCCCAGCGGGAAGGCGTACCGAGTCCAGGCCGTCGGATACACCTCCGTGGTCGGCTACAGCGGGCACTGGCCCTGCCTCTTCCCCCAACACGGTCCCGGCAAGAAGCACGAGCGCCGCATCACTCTCGAACCCTGGCAGCAGGCAGTCGTCGACGCTCACCCCTGGGAGTTCATCCGCGGCCTCATCCACTCCGACGGCTGCCGCGTCATCAACTGGACGACCCGGATGGTCTCCGGCGAGCGCAAGCGCTACGAGTACCCGCGGTACTTCTTCACCAACAAGTCAGACGACATCCGGGCGCTTTACACCGACACCCTCGACAAGCTCGGGGTCGAGTGGGCCGTCTACGCCCGCAACGGCAACGCGTTCAACATCTCCGTCGCCAGGAAGGCTTCCGTAGCCCTCCTGGACACCCACGTAGGCCCCAAGCACTGA
- a CDS encoding ANTAR domain-containing response regulator, which produces MTAPESPQPVDAPDDDKSHVPPLTTRVVIAEDEALIRLDLKEMLEEEGYSVVGEAGDGEQAIELAREHRPDLVILDVKMPKMDGISAAEKIAEESIAPVLMLTAFSQRDLVERARDAGAMAYLVKPFSKSDVVPAIEMAVSRFTELRELEKEVADLTQRLETRKLVDRAKSVLQTEYGLTEPAAFRWIQKTSMDRRMSMQQVAEAVIQDAEEKKAAKG; this is translated from the coding sequence GTGACCGCCCCCGAGTCGCCCCAGCCCGTAGACGCGCCCGACGACGACAAGTCGCACGTGCCTCCGCTGACGACCCGTGTCGTCATTGCCGAGGACGAGGCTTTGATTCGGCTCGATCTCAAAGAGATGCTCGAAGAAGAGGGGTACTCCGTCGTCGGTGAGGCCGGTGACGGTGAGCAGGCCATTGAGTTGGCTCGGGAGCACCGCCCCGACCTCGTCATTCTCGATGTGAAGATGCCCAAGATGGACGGCATCTCCGCCGCCGAGAAGATCGCCGAGGAGAGCATCGCACCGGTGCTCATGCTCACCGCCTTCTCGCAGCGCGACCTCGTCGAGCGGGCCCGGGACGCCGGTGCCATGGCCTACCTCGTCAAGCCGTTCAGCAAGAGTGATGTCGTGCCCGCCATTGAGATGGCCGTGTCGCGGTTCACCGAACTGAGGGAGTTGGAGAAGGAGGTCGCCGATCTCACCCAGCGGCTGGAGACGCGGAAGCTCGTCGACCGGGCGAAGTCGGTTCTTCAGACGGAGTATGGGCTGACCGAGCCCGCCGCCTTCCGGTGGATCCAGAAGACCTCCATGGACCGGCGGATGTCGATGCAGCAGGTCGCCGAGGCCGTCATTCAGGACGCCGAGGAGAAGAAGGCTGCCAAGGGCTGA
- a CDS encoding ABC transporter ATP-binding protein, which produces MTALLEVEDLRVAYGKIEAVKGISFSVEAGQVVTLIGTNGAGKTTTLRTLSGLLKPSSGKILFDGKPLTGIAAHKIVALGLAHSPEGRHIFPRLTIFENLQLGAFLRKDKEGIEKDIQKAYDLFPILGERRNQAAGTLSGGEQQMLAMGRALMSQPKLLMLDEPSMGLSPIMMQKIMATIAELKSQGTTILLVEQNAQAALSLADQGHVMEVGNIVLSGTGQDLLHDESVRKAYLGED; this is translated from the coding sequence GTGACCGCACTGCTTGAGGTCGAGGACCTCCGGGTCGCCTACGGCAAGATCGAGGCCGTCAAGGGCATCTCCTTCAGCGTGGAGGCGGGCCAGGTCGTCACCCTGATCGGCACCAACGGCGCCGGCAAGACCACCACCCTGCGCACCCTGTCGGGGCTCCTCAAGCCCTCTTCCGGGAAGATCCTGTTCGACGGCAAGCCGCTCACCGGCATCGCCGCCCACAAGATCGTCGCGCTGGGTCTTGCCCACTCCCCCGAGGGCCGGCACATCTTCCCCCGGCTGACCATCTTCGAGAACCTCCAGCTCGGCGCCTTCCTCCGGAAGGACAAGGAGGGCATCGAGAAGGACATCCAGAAGGCGTACGACCTGTTCCCCATCCTCGGAGAACGCCGCAACCAGGCGGCGGGCACCCTCTCCGGCGGTGAGCAGCAGATGCTGGCGATGGGCCGCGCCCTGATGTCCCAGCCGAAGCTGCTGATGCTCGACGAGCCCTCCATGGGCCTGTCGCCGATCATGATGCAGAAGATCATGGCGACGATCGCCGAGCTGAAGTCGCAGGGCACCACGATCCTGCTGGTCGAGCAGAACGCCCAGGCGGCGCTCTCGCTCGCCGACCAGGGTCACGTCATGGAGGTCGGCAACATCGTCCTGTCCGGCACCGGCCAGGACCTCCTCCACGACGAGTCGGTCCGCAAGGCCTACCTCGGCGAGGACTGA